From Psychroflexus torquis ATCC 700755, the proteins below share one genomic window:
- the upp gene encoding uracil phosphoribosyltransferase — MEVHNLSQTHSVLNHFIHQLRDEAVQQDRMKFRRNIERIGEILTYEMSKALTYTPYNFQTPLVATTSHLCEDEIVVCSILRAGIPLHNGILNYLDEADNAFISAYRKVESNGKDFEIVVEYLSSPSLEGKTLVLADPMLATGRSMLNVYKALEKLGQPKQIHIVSVIGAQPGVDLLEEHFPEDTQLWIAAVDDTLNEKGYIIPGLGDAGDLAFGEKM, encoded by the coding sequence ATGGAAGTTCATAATTTAAGTCAAACTCATTCTGTCCTCAATCACTTCATCCACCAATTGAGAGATGAGGCTGTACAACAAGATCGGATGAAGTTTCGAAGAAACATTGAACGCATTGGAGAAATCTTGACTTATGAAATGAGTAAAGCTCTGACCTATACTCCCTATAACTTTCAAACTCCCCTAGTTGCAACCACTTCTCATTTATGCGAGGATGAAATAGTAGTCTGTTCTATATTAAGAGCAGGTATTCCCTTACACAATGGTATTCTTAATTATCTAGATGAAGCGGATAATGCTTTTATTTCTGCTTATAGAAAAGTGGAAAGCAATGGGAAAGATTTTGAAATAGTAGTTGAATACTTATCTTCTCCCAGCTTAGAAGGTAAAACCTTGGTCTTAGCAGACCCCATGTTGGCTACAGGCAGGTCTATGCTAAATGTCTACAAAGCCTTGGAGAAATTAGGTCAACCCAAACAAATCCATATCGTATCTGTTATTGGCGCTCAGCCAGGAGTTGACTTACTCGAAGAACACTTCCCTGAAGATACTCAACTTTGGATTGCTGCCGTGGATGATACCTTAAATGAGAAGGGATATATCATCCCTGGATTGGGAGATGCAGGTGATTTAGCTTTTGGAGAAAAAATGTAA
- a CDS encoding DUF2452 domain-containing protein has product MGNNSKKPDQVVYNEDTNKYEAGLLPYATNSSAPKITPTDLTGWKNSNVSKVNHQIKTEYEELKQKYEKLMVQYEYNNLIYSAEFSFEPIVGQVYHLYENKKGKIFLSIISPYECNFNFKGSFKLNEDKMWVRLDSKGKLTLTP; this is encoded by the coding sequence ATGGGCAACAACTCCAAAAAGCCAGATCAGGTAGTTTACAATGAAGATACCAATAAATATGAAGCGGGTTTATTACCTTATGCTACTAATTCTAGTGCTCCCAAAATCACCCCTACAGATTTAACAGGTTGGAAAAACTCCAATGTGAGTAAAGTTAATCATCAAATCAAAACAGAGTACGAAGAACTAAAGCAGAAGTATGAAAAGTTGATGGTACAATACGAATATAATAATCTTATTTACAGCGCTGAGTTTAGTTTTGAACCTATTGTAGGTCAGGTTTATCATTTATATGAAAATAAAAAGGGAAAGATATTTTTATCTATTATATCCCCTTATGAGTGTAATTTTAATTTTAAAGGAAGTTTTAAGCTCAATGAAGACAAAATGTGGGTTCGATTAGATTCTAAAGGAAAACTCACTTTAACCCCTTAA
- a CDS encoding FKBP-type peptidyl-prolyl cis-trans isomerase, translated as MSQVKEKDTVKVHYTGKLAASGQVFDSSLEREPIEFTLGEGTIIPGFETGVLNMKEAEKKTIEIPKEEAYGEVKKDLFQQVGNDQLPEDMKPEVGMGLVSQNPDGTERQLRVAEVNEDHIIVDANHPLAGHDLTFELELVEIKS; from the coding sequence ATGAGTCAAGTTAAAGAAAAAGACACAGTAAAAGTTCATTACACAGGAAAGCTAGCAGCTAGCGGTCAAGTTTTTGATAGCTCTCTAGAAAGAGAACCTATTGAATTTACTTTAGGTGAGGGAACAATTATTCCAGGTTTTGAAACTGGTGTTCTTAATATGAAAGAAGCTGAGAAAAAAACTATAGAAATTCCTAAAGAAGAAGCTTACGGTGAGGTCAAAAAAGACCTTTTCCAACAAGTTGGTAATGACCAACTTCCTGAAGATATGAAACCTGAAGTAGGTATGGGATTAGTATCTCAAAATCCTGATGGAACTGAACGTCAATTAAGAGTTGCAGAAGTGAATGAAGATCACATCATTGTAGATGCAAATCACCCACTTGCTGGACACGATCTTACTTTTGAATTGGAATTAGTTGAAATTAAGAGCTAA
- a CDS encoding carboxymuconolactone decarboxylase family protein, protein MKPIEINEAQEPAKSILEATKSKMGAIPNMFKMMANNPSLLNAYMKADETFRKDSGFTPQEQEVILLSVAVYNECEYCVAAHSFIAKHQSKVSKDVIDALRDRKVVPEAKYEALSKFAVSIAKERGFPTQEATNALKKAGYTDLHVAGVITGVGMKTFSNYINHISETEVDDMFAEFKWEK, encoded by the coding sequence ATGAAACCTATTGAAATTAATGAAGCCCAAGAACCTGCAAAAAGCATTTTAGAAGCTACAAAGTCCAAGATGGGTGCAATTCCTAATATGTTTAAAATGATGGCTAACAACCCATCTCTTTTAAACGCTTATATGAAAGCAGATGAAACGTTTAGAAAAGATTCTGGTTTTACTCCTCAAGAACAAGAAGTGATTTTGCTTTCCGTAGCTGTTTATAATGAATGTGAGTATTGTGTAGCGGCACATAGTTTTATTGCCAAGCATCAAAGTAAAGTTTCTAAGGACGTTATCGATGCTTTACGAGATCGTAAAGTAGTACCAGAGGCAAAATATGAAGCTCTTTCCAAGTTTGCTGTATCTATTGCCAAAGAGCGTGGCTTCCCTACTCAAGAGGCTACAAATGCCTTAAAAAAAGCGGGTTATACAGATCTACATGTGGCTGGTGTTATTACTGGGGTTGGCATGAAGACGTTTAGTAACTATATCAATCATATTTCAGAAACTGAAGTCGACGATATGTTTGCTGAATTTAAATGGGAAAAATAA
- a CDS encoding sigma-70 family RNA polymerase sigma factor, producing MRQLKITKQVTNRESKSLDKYLQDISKVDLITAEEEVELAQRIREGDQAALEKLTNANLRFVVSVAKQYQNQGLKLPDLINEGNVGLVKAAKRFDETRGFKFISYAVWWIRQSILQALAEQSRVVRLPLNKIGVINKINKTFSHLEQVNERPPSAIEIAKELDMSEAQVKVALKNSGRHLSMDAPFKEGENDSNLYDVLSSAESPTPDDQLMRDSLSIEINRALETLSQREADVIRLNYGIGNQPAMTLQEIGDTFDLSRERVRQIREKGIRRLKHQSKNKMLKKYLG from the coding sequence ATGAGACAGCTTAAAATTACCAAACAAGTTACCAATCGTGAATCTAAGTCTTTAGATAAATATCTACAAGACATTAGTAAGGTAGATTTGATCACAGCTGAAGAGGAAGTTGAACTAGCTCAACGGATTCGGGAAGGTGATCAAGCAGCTTTGGAAAAATTAACTAATGCCAATTTAAGGTTTGTCGTCTCAGTTGCAAAACAATATCAAAATCAAGGTTTAAAATTGCCTGATTTAATTAACGAAGGTAATGTTGGTCTTGTTAAAGCAGCCAAGAGATTTGATGAAACCCGTGGTTTCAAATTTATCTCGTACGCTGTATGGTGGATTAGACAGTCTATCCTTCAGGCTTTAGCAGAGCAGTCACGTGTAGTAAGACTTCCTTTAAATAAAATTGGAGTCATCAACAAAATAAACAAAACCTTTTCTCACCTAGAACAGGTCAATGAACGTCCACCATCTGCTATTGAAATTGCTAAAGAGCTTGACATGAGTGAAGCTCAAGTAAAAGTAGCTCTTAAAAACTCTGGTCGCCATCTTTCTATGGATGCACCCTTTAAGGAAGGTGAAAACGATTCTAACTTATATGATGTATTAAGTTCTGCAGAATCTCCTACTCCAGATGATCAATTGATGAGAGACTCTTTGAGTATCGAAATCAATAGAGCTTTGGAAACCTTATCTCAAAGAGAAGCAGATGTTATTCGCCTAAATTATGGAATTGGCAATCAGCCAGCGATGACACTTCAAGAAATTGGAGATACGTTCGATTTAAGTAGAGAGCGTGTAAGACAAATTAGAGAAAAAGGCATTAGACGATTAAAACATCAATCCAAAAATAAAATGCTTAAGAAATATTTAGGCTAA
- a CDS encoding SDR family oxidoreductase yields MKNKVAYITGGSKGIGFGIADALMKQGVHVAITSRTQSSADQAVKVLKSSNPNAKAIGIESDVRELKHQEKAVQKILSEFGQLDYVIANAGMGHYHSIEDLTETQWKETIDTNLTGVFFSIKASVEALKKSKGYFITISSLAGTNFFAKGSAYNASKFGLTGFTQAVMMDLRDYGVNVSTIMPGSVASHFNGNTPDESDAWKIQPEDLGELVVDLFKMNPRTLPSKVEVRPSQPPKK; encoded by the coding sequence ATGAAAAATAAAGTTGCTTATATAACGGGCGGAAGTAAAGGAATAGGTTTTGGTATAGCAGATGCCTTGATGAAACAAGGAGTTCATGTCGCTATTACTAGCCGAACGCAGTCTTCTGCTGACCAAGCTGTAAAGGTCCTTAAAAGTTCCAATCCCAATGCAAAAGCTATTGGTATTGAATCAGACGTAAGAGAATTGAAGCATCAAGAAAAAGCAGTGCAAAAAATTCTAAGTGAATTTGGTCAACTCGACTACGTTATTGCTAATGCTGGGATGGGGCACTACCATAGTATAGAAGATTTGACTGAGACCCAATGGAAAGAAACTATAGACACAAATCTTACAGGAGTTTTCTTTTCCATTAAAGCTTCCGTAGAGGCTTTAAAAAAGAGCAAAGGATATTTTATAACCATATCCAGCCTAGCAGGAACCAATTTCTTTGCTAAGGGGTCTGCTTACAATGCTAGTAAATTTGGGTTAACAGGATTTACACAAGCTGTGATGATGGATTTAAGAGATTACGGTGTAAATGTGTCTACCATCATGCCAGGTTCTGTAGCTTCTCATTTTAATGGAAATACGCCAGATGAAAGTGATGCTTGGAAAATTCAACCTGAAGATTTAGGAGAATTGGTTGTTGATTTGTTTAAAATGAATCCTAGAACCCTACCGAGTAAAGTAGAGGTAAGGCCTTCTCAACCTCCAAAAAAATAA
- a CDS encoding transglycosylase domain-containing protein, protein MAKSKKKKNTSLFRLFLWGMTILIGSFFIFFGSIYIGLWGKVQTESDLQNIKQSEATEILDYKGAVIDKFYKYNRQSISYSAFPKHLIEALVATEDARFYEHDGVDNYSLLRVFFKTILSGDKSSGGGSTLTQQLVKNIYGRKSYGFFSLPVNKLKESIIAKRIENVYSKKEILELYLNTVPFSGNTYGIESAANQFFNKTTSKLSVSESATLVGTLKANHSYNPRLFPERSQLRRDVVLSQMQKYGYLSSEKATSTMSVSIQLKLSKRNSFQRQFFVDLIKSEVEAILDSINSKNDYTYNIEEDGLKIHTTLDLEQQKLLEASVKKHIGNLQPQFEGEYRTDLPWKNKALLLRIAKNTKVYKRLKRSKISEEQLLDSLQKKRPIEILKNGESTVLQLSTLDSISHSLKQLNAASLSVNPKTGAILAYVGGVDYRTSKFDIIKNSRRQVGSTFKPIVYASAIKAGLKPCDYFSAKEITYSNFKDWKPQNSSHKEEDPYLNFSMKHALTHSLNTVSVKVLERAGIENTITLAKSMGVTSHIVSEPSLALGVAELNMKELAKVYSSIANQSKVPEIHFITKITSKTGEVIAEFTPAQSKPSELGVDQNRILLALLENVVDEGTASRLRTTFRLRQDLAGKTGTTQGNKDGWFAAITPELVNITWVGHNNQSINFKSTRLGQGANSALPIFGTMYQQMVKQDRFNEITRATFPLLSENQREALNCDDIKRDGFFKRLLSKDEIEKNFDDEKEKEDNKEGFFSRLFGSKKK, encoded by the coding sequence ATGGCAAAATCAAAAAAGAAAAAAAACACTAGCTTATTCAGACTTTTTCTTTGGGGGATGACGATTCTTATTGGAAGTTTTTTCATTTTCTTCGGGAGCATTTATATAGGGCTATGGGGGAAAGTGCAGACAGAAAGTGATCTTCAAAATATAAAGCAGTCGGAAGCCACAGAAATTTTAGATTATAAAGGAGCGGTCATTGATAAATTCTATAAATACAATAGACAATCTATTTCATATTCAGCTTTCCCAAAACACCTTATTGAGGCTTTAGTAGCTACTGAAGATGCACGGTTTTATGAACATGATGGTGTGGATAATTATAGTCTTTTACGGGTGTTTTTTAAAACTATCCTCTCTGGTGATAAGTCTTCTGGCGGAGGAAGTACACTTACACAACAGTTGGTCAAAAATATCTATGGAAGAAAATCTTATGGCTTTTTTAGTCTACCCGTTAACAAGTTAAAGGAAAGCATCATCGCTAAAAGGATTGAAAATGTGTATTCTAAAAAAGAGATTCTAGAATTATATCTCAATACGGTTCCTTTTAGTGGTAATACTTATGGTATTGAGAGTGCTGCTAATCAATTTTTTAATAAAACCACATCAAAATTATCTGTTTCTGAGTCGGCGACCTTAGTAGGAACCCTTAAAGCTAACCATTCTTATAATCCAAGACTTTTCCCTGAACGAAGTCAGTTGAGACGTGATGTAGTTCTTTCTCAAATGCAAAAATATGGCTACCTGTCTTCAGAAAAAGCAACTTCCACTATGAGTGTATCTATTCAATTAAAACTCTCTAAGCGGAACTCCTTTCAACGTCAATTTTTCGTTGACCTTATCAAGTCTGAAGTTGAAGCTATCCTCGATAGTATCAATTCAAAAAATGATTACACATATAATATAGAAGAAGATGGCTTAAAAATTCACACTACGTTAGATCTTGAGCAACAAAAGCTTTTAGAAGCTTCTGTTAAAAAGCATATAGGCAATTTACAACCTCAGTTCGAAGGAGAATATAGAACCGATCTCCCTTGGAAAAATAAAGCATTGCTTTTAAGAATTGCTAAAAATACCAAGGTCTATAAGAGATTAAAAAGGTCTAAAATTTCTGAAGAGCAACTTCTAGATAGTCTCCAAAAGAAAAGACCCATTGAAATTTTAAAAAATGGAGAATCCACTGTTTTACAGCTATCTACGTTAGATAGTATAAGCCATAGCTTAAAGCAATTAAATGCGGCAAGCCTTAGTGTAAATCCAAAAACTGGAGCCATATTGGCCTACGTTGGTGGTGTGGATTACAGAACTTCAAAATTTGATATCATCAAAAATTCTAGACGCCAAGTGGGGTCTACTTTTAAACCCATTGTGTATGCTTCTGCTATAAAAGCTGGACTAAAGCCATGTGATTATTTTTCAGCAAAAGAAATCACTTACTCTAACTTTAAAGACTGGAAACCACAAAATTCATCTCATAAAGAAGAAGATCCTTACCTTAATTTTTCGATGAAACATGCCCTTACCCACTCTTTAAATACGGTAAGTGTAAAAGTTTTGGAAAGGGCAGGAATTGAAAATACAATTACACTAGCGAAGAGTATGGGAGTTACATCCCATATTGTTAGTGAACCTTCTCTAGCCCTAGGAGTTGCAGAATTGAATATGAAAGAATTAGCCAAAGTATATTCTAGTATAGCCAACCAAAGTAAAGTTCCAGAGATTCATTTTATAACAAAAATTACATCAAAAACTGGCGAAGTGATTGCTGAATTTACTCCTGCCCAATCCAAACCCTCAGAACTGGGGGTTGATCAAAACCGAATATTATTGGCCCTATTAGAGAATGTTGTTGATGAAGGAACAGCCAGTCGATTACGAACAACCTTCAGACTTCGCCAAGATCTGGCTGGGAAGACCGGTACAACTCAAGGAAACAAGGACGGTTGGTTTGCCGCGATTACTCCAGAGTTGGTCAATATTACATGGGTAGGTCATAATAACCAAAGCATCAACTTTAAATCTACTCGACTAGGTCAAGGTGCAAATTCTGCATTGCCCATTTTTGGAACCATGTATCAACAGATGGTTAAACAGGATCGTTTTAATGAGATCACTAGAGCGACATTCCCACTACTTTCAGAAAATCAAAGGGAAGCTTTAAATTGCGACGATATAAAGCGTGATGGTTTTTTCAAACGCCTATTATCAAAAGACGAAATCGAAAAGAATTTTGACGATGAAAAGGAAAAAGAGGATAATAAAGAAGGCTTTTTTAGTCGCCTTTTTGGTTCAAAAAAGAAATAA
- a CDS encoding SdiA-regulated domain-containing protein → MKQNLIVFLIIAGILCVVAGTYSVLKPNYSFTGELRILKTWELPKSLKEVSGISHIDDSKLACIQDEKGIIYIYDLTLRSIVEEIQFGPRGDYEAIRVIDSTAYVMDSSGQLFRIKNFELESRRVEIFQTGFSKKHDIESFDINKTTGEILTIPKENNLLSTRDRFLIYELNPTTFDIKENYFTNLSYRDPIFEVDVSWFMETNFFPSELTIHPTTNEIYILDSKTPRILILKPDGTPKKMHFLDPEKFQQPEGLSFDSEGKIYISNEEGNFQKQNIQLIEFK, encoded by the coding sequence GTGAAGCAGAATTTAATTGTCTTTTTAATAATTGCAGGTATACTGTGTGTCGTGGCAGGAACATATTCGGTTTTAAAACCCAATTATTCCTTCACAGGTGAACTGCGCATTTTGAAAACATGGGAGCTTCCTAAGTCTTTAAAAGAAGTTTCTGGAATTAGTCATATAGACGATTCGAAGCTTGCTTGTATTCAGGATGAAAAAGGAATTATCTATATTTATGATCTTACACTCAGAAGTATCGTAGAAGAAATTCAATTTGGACCAAGAGGAGATTATGAAGCCATTAGAGTTATTGATTCTACAGCTTACGTCATGGATAGTAGTGGACAACTTTTCAGAATTAAAAATTTTGAACTCGAAAGTCGACGAGTCGAAATCTTTCAAACTGGATTTTCAAAAAAACATGATATCGAAAGTTTTGATATCAATAAAACTACGGGTGAAATTCTTACAATTCCCAAAGAAAATAATCTTCTATCCACTAGAGATCGCTTTCTTATTTATGAATTAAACCCCACTACATTTGACATAAAAGAAAACTACTTTACTAATTTAAGTTACAGAGATCCCATATTTGAAGTAGATGTTTCTTGGTTCATGGAAACAAATTTCTTTCCTTCAGAATTGACGATTCATCCAACGACGAATGAGATTTATATTTTAGATTCAAAAACTCCAAGAATTCTTATATTAAAGCCAGATGGGACACCGAAAAAAATGCACTTTTTAGATCCTGAAAAGTTCCAACAACCAGAAGGTTTATCCTTCGATTCTGAAGGCAAAATTTACATTTCTAATGAGGAGGGGAACTTTCAGAAACAAAACATTCAACTTATAGAATTCAAGTGA
- a CDS encoding mechanosensitive ion channel family protein, translated as MDKSTVAKYFYNLLKSSGYFSDSAAIYLNAALNFLVIMILSFFLFKILRYTALSILHNLATKTKTSFDDYLIKNRVFVYVSNLAILFVIYELIPIVLVDFSDSEIYLEKFIEILITFVGVWIVRSILLTFKDYLRTFKSFKDKPIESYIQVFMIVIWILGTIVVLSKLTGKSLDGFLTALGAFSAVLLLIFKDTILGFVASIQVTVNDTVRLGDWITMEKYGADGDVFEINLASVKIRNFDNTITTIPTYYLISDSFKNWRGMSISGGRRIKRSILIKANSINFLNEDDIENLKKIRLITDYIQNVQQEIDEFNTSHAIDKSISINGRNQTNFGAFRVYVDRYLENHPEINKDMMMMTRQLAPTAEGIPLEIYAFSKDKVWKNYEHVIAGIFDHLLASVPYFDLECFESPTTKDIQKLSPNFKASK; from the coding sequence ATGGATAAGTCAACGGTCGCTAAATACTTTTATAATCTCCTTAAATCTAGTGGATATTTTTCAGATTCTGCAGCCATTTATTTAAATGCTGCCCTCAACTTTTTGGTTATCATGATCTTAAGTTTTTTTTTATTTAAAATTTTGAGATATACAGCGCTAAGTATTTTACACAACTTAGCCACTAAAACCAAAACCAGCTTCGACGATTATTTGATTAAAAATAGAGTCTTTGTATATGTGTCTAATCTAGCGATCTTATTTGTTATATACGAACTTATACCTATCGTTCTTGTTGATTTTTCTGATTCTGAAATTTATTTAGAAAAATTTATTGAGATTCTTATCACTTTTGTTGGGGTATGGATTGTAAGAAGTATCTTATTGACATTTAAAGATTATTTAAGAACCTTTAAATCTTTTAAAGATAAACCTATAGAGAGTTATATTCAAGTCTTTATGATCGTTATCTGGATCTTGGGAACTATAGTTGTATTATCAAAATTAACTGGAAAATCTCTTGATGGATTTTTAACCGCCCTTGGTGCATTTTCTGCTGTATTGCTTTTGATTTTTAAAGATACAATCTTAGGTTTTGTAGCGAGTATACAAGTGACTGTAAATGACACCGTAAGACTCGGAGATTGGATCACCATGGAAAAGTATGGTGCAGATGGGGATGTTTTTGAAATTAATCTAGCGTCTGTAAAAATTAGAAATTTTGATAATACCATTACTACAATACCCACTTATTATCTGATTTCAGATTCGTTTAAAAACTGGCGAGGAATGAGTATTTCTGGCGGAAGACGAATAAAACGCTCCATTTTAATAAAAGCAAATAGCATTAATTTTCTAAATGAAGATGATATTGAAAACCTAAAAAAAATTAGACTTATTACAGACTATATCCAAAATGTACAACAAGAAATTGATGAGTTTAATACCTCTCATGCCATTGATAAATCTATATCCATCAATGGCAGAAACCAAACCAACTTTGGCGCTTTTAGAGTTTACGTGGATCGCTATTTAGAAAATCATCCAGAAATCAATAAAGACATGATGATGATGACTCGACAATTGGCCCCTACAGCTGAAGGTATTCCTTTAGAAATTTATGCCTTTTCAAAAGATAAAGTTTGGAAAAATTATGAGCATGTGATCGCCGGAATTTTTGACCACTTACTTGCTTCAGTGCCGTATTTTGATCTAGAATGTTTTGAATCTCCAACAACCAAAGATATTCAAAAGTTATCACCAAATTTTAAAGCTTCTAAATGA
- a CDS encoding MFS transporter yields the protein MRDFIFFIKGNFRKLSFGWMLTFLSSFGQTYLISLYVTEISAEFAITEGNFGAIYAICTVAASFIMLTVGHTVDHISVKKVTTFTVLCLAFSSILMGLSYHIAFIFIGLIGLRLTGQGMLSHISMTILSKFYDENRGKAISFSTLGFSSGEIVLPLLLTLFIGWFNWRWAMIGSGILLILYLIRLYFTDLTHFNKQLSKGRPSSLSLIKDFGSIVNDKRFLILMPTSFAISFTVTAVIFYQYVFVDLKGWSPQLYAAFFTGYAVTRLLFSLAGGVWVDKFSAKKMFRFYLIPLTLGLLAFALINSITGALIFLLLMGVTVGMSGTIKSSILAEVYGIEKLGAIRSLFTMFMVVSTALGPLIVGLMIDSGYSIKTIMLSLFGFLVVCVLNAQRIKGIQTSGVTR from the coding sequence ATGAGAGACTTTATCTTCTTTATAAAGGGGAATTTTAGAAAATTGAGTTTTGGCTGGATGCTTACCTTCTTGTCCAGTTTTGGTCAAACTTATTTGATATCCCTTTACGTGACAGAAATTTCGGCTGAATTTGCCATTACAGAAGGAAACTTTGGAGCTATTTATGCTATTTGTACAGTTGCTGCTTCTTTTATCATGTTAACTGTAGGACATACCGTCGATCATATTTCTGTAAAAAAGGTGACGACCTTTACGGTTTTGTGCTTGGCATTTTCCTCGATATTGATGGGGCTCTCCTACCATATCGCTTTTATATTTATAGGCTTAATTGGTTTAAGGCTTACGGGACAAGGGATGTTAAGTCATATTAGCATGACAATTTTGTCTAAATTTTATGATGAAAATCGAGGAAAAGCTATCAGTTTTTCTACGCTCGGTTTTTCTTCAGGTGAAATTGTTCTACCGCTATTGCTTACTCTATTTATTGGCTGGTTTAACTGGAGATGGGCAATGATTGGCTCTGGTATCTTACTCATTTTGTATTTAATACGATTATACTTTACAGACCTTACTCATTTCAATAAACAACTAAGCAAAGGAAGACCCTCTTCCTTAAGTCTGATTAAAGATTTTGGAAGCATTGTTAACGACAAGCGATTTTTGATTTTAATGCCCACGAGTTTTGCTATAAGTTTCACCGTTACCGCTGTGATATTTTATCAATATGTTTTTGTAGACCTGAAAGGGTGGTCTCCCCAGTTATATGCAGCTTTTTTTACAGGATATGCTGTAACGAGATTGCTTTTTTCATTAGCAGGAGGAGTTTGGGTAGATAAATTCTCAGCTAAGAAGATGTTTCGGTTTTATTTAATACCTCTTACTTTAGGTTTATTGGCTTTTGCGCTGATCAATAGCATTACCGGAGCGTTAATATTTTTGCTATTGATGGGAGTTACAGTTGGGATGTCAGGAACTATTAAGTCCTCCATATTAGCCGAAGTATACGGCATTGAAAAACTTGGTGCTATACGAAGCTTATTTACTATGTTTATGGTAGTAAGTACAGCACTGGGTCCTCTAATTGTTGGATTGATGATTGACAGTGGGTATAGTATAAAAACTATAATGTTAAGCTTATTTGGGTTCTTAGTCGTCTGTGTACTAAATGCTCAGCGTATAAAAGGGATACAAACGTCCGGAGTTACAAGATAA
- a CDS encoding YqaA family protein codes for MSMKNKKTNRKSHWRLLHQYYTYTGFYSFLGRSLIKAAPPILIFTAILLGIHFFVIDVNTMLIYVTDNFPPIGVFAIFFGSESFLGLIPPEIFIAWCGKSAYPLWFLSVLGILSYFGGIISYFLGRGIASIPSVFVFLEVKMSKQIKNMRKWGGILIIAGALLPLPFAIASMSAGIIKFPFGSYLLYGVLRLLRFAVYGALIFGTL; via the coding sequence ATGAGCATGAAAAATAAAAAAACAAATCGTAAATCTCATTGGAGATTATTACATCAGTATTATACGTACACAGGATTTTACAGTTTTTTAGGGAGGAGTTTGATAAAAGCAGCTCCTCCTATTCTTATTTTCACAGCCATCCTTTTAGGTATTCATTTTTTTGTAATCGATGTCAATACTATGTTGATTTACGTGACAGATAATTTCCCCCCTATTGGAGTATTTGCCATTTTCTTTGGTTCAGAATCTTTTCTAGGGCTTATTCCACCAGAAATCTTCATCGCCTGGTGTGGAAAGTCAGCTTATCCATTATGGTTCCTTAGTGTACTCGGGATTTTATCTTATTTTGGTGGGATCATTTCGTACTTTTTAGGTCGAGGAATTGCAAGTATTCCATCTGTTTTCGTGTTCTTGGAAGTGAAAATGTCCAAACAAATAAAAAACATGAGGAAATGGGGTGGGATTCTTATTATTGCTGGCGCACTTCTTCCTTTGCCTTTTGCTATTGCTAGTATGTCTGCAGGGATAATCAAATTTCCTTTTGGAAGTTATTTGCTGTATGGAGTTTTAAGATTACTCAGGTTTGCTGTTTATGGTGCACTCATCTTCGGAACCCTTTAA